A window of the Tunturibacter empetritectus genome harbors these coding sequences:
- a CDS encoding RrF2 family transcriptional regulator: MAQSGRFQLSVRILAVLASEPGAMHTSSAIAEELKESAVMVRRSFLLLHKAGLIEQKKGPHGGAKLKLPAKQIGLGDVFEASAGDWLSIEDKAVSAWIKKVRGDAVTAMNEHSLAGVVKRMKKK; encoded by the coding sequence ATGGCACAGAGCGGGCGGTTTCAGTTGAGCGTGCGAATTTTGGCGGTGCTGGCGAGCGAGCCGGGAGCAATGCATACCTCGTCGGCGATTGCAGAGGAGCTGAAAGAGAGCGCCGTGATGGTGCGGAGATCTTTTCTGCTGCTGCATAAGGCGGGATTGATTGAACAGAAGAAGGGTCCGCATGGGGGTGCGAAGCTGAAGCTTCCGGCGAAGCAGATCGGGCTTGGGGACGTGTTTGAGGCGTCGGCGGGGGATTGGCTAAGCATCGAGGATAAGGCCGTGAGCGCGTGGATCAAGAAGGTGCGCGGGGATGCGGTGACGGCGATGAATGAACACTCGCTTGCTGGAGTGGTGAAGAGGATGAAGAAGAAGTAA
- a CDS encoding TIGR00282 family metallophosphoesterase: protein MNILFVGDVFGSAGRHIVREHLPHVLETNAVDLLVINGENAAGGFGITPSIAEELFDLGAHVITTGNHIWDKREIFEYMTVPADSHVRGRRVLRPANYAVGTPGFGVYQGELPTGQTYAVMNLQCRVFMSSCDDPFRKADELLSKITAKVILLDLHGEATSEKVALGWYLDGRITALLGTHTHIPTADERILPNGTAYQTDVGMSGPYDSVIGVEKELVLARFLTGMPGKFEPAKGNPKMCAALIQCDGATGRAHHIQRIMLGE from the coding sequence GTGAACATCCTTTTTGTCGGCGACGTCTTCGGCTCCGCCGGCCGCCACATCGTCCGCGAACACCTCCCCCACGTCCTCGAAACCAACGCCGTCGACCTCCTCGTCATCAATGGAGAGAACGCCGCCGGCGGCTTCGGCATCACCCCCTCCATCGCAGAAGAGCTCTTCGACCTCGGCGCCCACGTCATCACCACCGGTAACCACATCTGGGACAAGCGCGAGATCTTCGAGTACATGACCGTCCCCGCCGACTCCCACGTCCGCGGCCGCCGCGTCCTCCGCCCCGCCAACTACGCCGTCGGCACCCCAGGCTTCGGCGTCTACCAGGGCGAGCTCCCCACCGGCCAGACCTACGCCGTCATGAACCTTCAGTGCCGCGTCTTCATGTCCTCCTGCGACGACCCCTTCCGCAAAGCCGACGAGCTCCTCAGCAAGATCACCGCCAAAGTCATCCTCCTCGACCTCCACGGCGAAGCCACCAGTGAAAAAGTAGCCCTCGGCTGGTACTTAGACGGCCGCATCACCGCCCTCCTCGGCACCCACACCCACATCCCCACCGCCGACGAGCGCATCCTCCCCAACGGCACCGCCTACCAGACTGATGTCGGCATGTCCGGCCCCTACGACTCCGTCATCGGCGTAGAAAAAGAGCTCGTCCTCGCCCGCTTCCTCACCGGCATGCCCGGAAAATTCGAACCCGCCAAGGGCAACCCAAAGATGTGCGCCGCCCTCATCCAATGCGACGGAGCCACCGGCCGCGCCCACCACATCCAACGCATCATGCTCGGCGAGTAA
- a CDS encoding EAL domain-containing protein yields the protein MLFLTQSGYGSKHRGRRTFPEFQIVLQPIVDLETETVYAYEALCRGLHGENYAALIKDFEPSRISAFDKLAMAKSMRLAAVMRLEQSGTKLAINLGPLMELRGKDAYYVIRLAKHYGLRTESLVLELSEGVRLDGNELARIVDLHRKAGVVIAIDDFGAGYAGLSVLARCASDVVKIDRELIKGIATNRAKKTIVEAFSKVCRKLGVKLIVEGVETVEEYLTLRGFGIRYMQGFLFARPVGCEIPQVRYPRSEPKLFSRITRDEVEWLRNAIRQ from the coding sequence ATGCTTTTTTTGACGCAAAGTGGTTACGGATCGAAGCATCGGGGGCGAAGAACGTTTCCTGAGTTTCAGATTGTCTTACAGCCGATTGTGGACCTGGAGACCGAGACGGTCTATGCGTATGAGGCTCTCTGCCGCGGTTTGCATGGAGAGAATTATGCAGCGCTAATCAAAGATTTTGAACCCTCTCGGATTTCTGCGTTCGACAAGCTGGCTATGGCGAAGTCGATGCGTCTGGCTGCAGTGATGCGATTGGAGCAGAGCGGCACCAAGCTTGCCATCAATCTGGGGCCTTTGATGGAGCTGCGGGGTAAGGACGCTTACTATGTGATTCGGCTGGCGAAGCACTACGGGCTGCGAACGGAGTCTCTGGTGCTGGAGTTGTCGGAGGGCGTGCGGCTGGATGGCAACGAACTGGCACGGATCGTCGATCTGCATCGCAAGGCTGGGGTGGTGATTGCGATCGACGACTTTGGGGCAGGATATGCGGGGTTGAGTGTTTTGGCGCGATGCGCTTCGGATGTGGTGAAGATCGACCGAGAGCTGATTAAGGGGATTGCGACGAATCGCGCGAAGAAGACGATTGTTGAGGCGTTCAGCAAGGTGTGCCGCAAGCTGGGGGTGAAGCTGATCGTAGAGGGCGTCGAAACGGTAGAGGAGTATCTGACGCTGCGAGGGTTTGGGATTCGCTACATGCAGGGATTTTTGTTTGCGCGTCCTGTGGGATGCGAGATTCCGCAGGTGCGGTATCCGCGGAGCGAGCCGAAACTCTTTTCGCGGATTACACGGGATGAGGTGGAGTGGCTTCGCAATGCGATTCGACAGTGA
- a CDS encoding DinB family protein, producing the protein MMMKRMVVALALAGCCVTGLQAQMDAKGPKIAAGTMVEPAKSFDGMLSDFEKEFVPLAEAMPAEKYDFAPSAAIFVAGQGSEYATVSTFRQMVLHVASANYYYGSMVGGMKADVDVKALADIKNKDAAVTALKASFVFAHKAFATLTAQNAFESVKGTNTRASLAGGLVAHASDHYGQLVEYLRMNGIVPPASRK; encoded by the coding sequence ATGATGATGAAGCGGATGGTTGTGGCGTTGGCGCTGGCTGGTTGTTGTGTGACGGGATTGCAGGCGCAGATGGATGCGAAGGGGCCGAAGATTGCGGCGGGAACGATGGTTGAACCGGCGAAGAGCTTCGATGGGATGCTGAGTGATTTTGAGAAGGAGTTTGTGCCGTTGGCCGAGGCGATGCCGGCGGAGAAGTACGACTTTGCTCCGAGTGCTGCGATCTTTGTGGCGGGGCAGGGCAGCGAGTATGCGACGGTGAGCACGTTTCGGCAGATGGTGCTGCATGTGGCGTCGGCGAACTACTACTACGGCAGCATGGTGGGCGGGATGAAGGCGGATGTGGATGTGAAGGCGCTGGCCGATATCAAGAACAAGGATGCGGCGGTGACGGCGTTGAAGGCTTCGTTCGTGTTTGCGCATAAGGCGTTTGCGACGTTGACGGCGCAGAACGCGTTTGAGAGCGTGAAGGGGACCAATACGCGGGCGAGCCTGGCGGGGGGACTGGTGGCGCATGCGTCGGACCACTATGGACAGCTGGTGGAGTATCTGCGGATGAATGGGATTGTGCCGCCGGCCAGCAGGAAGTAG
- a CDS encoding cryptochrome/photolyase family protein has protein sequence MPAFQQQIDSTQPTPADIKNRRWIYIPYDRYTDRTGPLTAQPPADTGIVIVESTAKALRRPYHKKKLVVLISNMRHFALEQQAKGVSVLYHFSPHSHGQALLELQRKHHLPAFTCMTPAERELRLDLATATKSGLQLQLVEDTTWASTTKDFLNTYGPYQHGKSYVMDRFYRRMRQQTGILMQNAKPIGGQFSYDSANRSPYKNEVPIPTPPTFAPDAITEEVIALVESTYSHHFGTTEDFDLPCTQSDCDLFWRFFLDHLLPNFGRFEDAMRDDHLQLFHSKTSVLLNLGRLLALDLIRDVADRAATEAVPLASAEGFIRQLLGWREFMRHLHEQTDGYRLIADHIPQESRPRPQETSPNQTPAAAKAYKPAAPPDPYAGATPSALHASLPLPAVYWGVKSGLHCMDTVVAQVIAEGWSHHITRLMVLSNLATLCGFSPRELTDWFWFAYIDAYDWVVEPNVLGMATYADGGLTATKPYVSGAAYINRMSNFCGHCQYDPKKSTGEGSCPFTSLYWTFLERNQSTLSKNFRLQMPYTTLRKKSPAELVQLRTRAQEAIAHLQSFKRPTY, from the coding sequence ATGCCCGCCTTCCAGCAGCAGATCGACTCTACGCAGCCCACCCCCGCCGACATCAAGAATCGCCGCTGGATCTACATCCCCTACGATCGCTACACCGACCGCACCGGCCCACTCACAGCCCAACCCCCTGCCGACACCGGTATCGTCATCGTCGAATCCACCGCCAAGGCCCTCCGCCGCCCCTACCACAAGAAAAAACTCGTTGTCCTCATCTCCAACATGCGCCACTTCGCGCTCGAGCAGCAAGCCAAGGGCGTCTCCGTCCTCTACCACTTCTCGCCCCACAGCCACGGCCAGGCCTTGCTCGAACTCCAACGCAAACACCATCTCCCCGCCTTCACCTGCATGACACCCGCCGAACGCGAACTACGCCTCGACCTCGCCACCGCAACGAAAAGCGGTCTCCAACTCCAATTAGTCGAAGACACCACCTGGGCCTCCACCACCAAAGATTTCCTCAACACCTACGGCCCTTACCAGCACGGCAAATCCTATGTAATGGACCGCTTCTACCGCCGCATGCGCCAGCAAACCGGCATCCTCATGCAAAACGCCAAGCCAATCGGCGGCCAGTTCTCGTACGACTCCGCCAACCGCAGCCCCTACAAAAATGAAGTCCCCATCCCAACCCCTCCCACCTTCGCCCCAGACGCGATCACCGAAGAGGTCATCGCCCTCGTCGAGTCCACCTACAGCCATCACTTCGGCACCACCGAAGACTTCGATCTCCCCTGCACCCAATCCGACTGCGATCTCTTCTGGCGCTTCTTCCTCGACCATCTCCTCCCCAACTTCGGCCGCTTTGAAGACGCCATGCGCGACGACCACCTCCAGCTCTTCCACTCCAAAACCTCCGTCCTGCTCAACCTCGGCCGCCTCCTCGCCCTCGATCTCATCCGCGACGTAGCCGACCGTGCCGCCACCGAAGCCGTCCCCCTCGCCTCCGCCGAAGGCTTCATCCGCCAACTCCTCGGCTGGCGAGAGTTCATGCGCCACCTCCACGAACAGACCGACGGCTACCGCCTCATAGCTGATCACATCCCGCAAGAATCACGCCCACGCCCACAAGAGACCTCACCCAACCAGACCCCCGCCGCAGCCAAAGCCTACAAACCCGCCGCCCCACCCGACCCCTACGCCGGAGCCACACCCTCCGCCCTTCACGCCTCGCTCCCTCTGCCCGCCGTCTACTGGGGCGTCAAATCCGGCCTCCACTGCATGGACACCGTCGTCGCGCAGGTCATCGCCGAAGGCTGGTCCCACCACATCACCCGCCTCATGGTCCTCTCCAATCTCGCCACCCTCTGCGGCTTCTCCCCCCGCGAACTCACCGACTGGTTCTGGTTCGCCTACATCGACGCCTACGACTGGGTCGTCGAACCCAACGTCCTTGGCATGGCCACCTACGCCGACGGCGGCCTCACCGCCACCAAGCCCTACGTCTCCGGCGCCGCCTACATCAATCGCATGTCAAACTTCTGCGGCCACTGCCAGTACGACCCAAAGAAATCCACCGGCGAAGGCTCATGCCCCTTCACTTCTCTCTACTGGACCTTCCTCGAGCGCAACCAGTCCACCCTCTCCAAAAACTTTCGCCTGCAGATGCCCTACACCACCCTCCGCAAAAAATCCCCTGCAGAACTAGTCCAACTCCGCACCCGCGCACAAGAAGCCATCGCCCACCTGCAAAGCTTCAAGCGCCCCACCTACTAA
- a CDS encoding DinB family protein, whose translation MEERERRVVLEQLSSSEVRLLKLVSGLTEAQWSFRESPERWSIADNIEHLIVFEGFIRSAIAKTLEAVAEPEKKAEVGAKEPLVLGLAAGRSNKLIAREVVRPTGRWTDKAELVLELQKTRAITVAFAEETAADLRDHFFPHISFGDLDCYQWLVVLSQHSLRHAFQIEEIKADAAFPASAD comes from the coding sequence ATGGAAGAGCGCGAACGGCGAGTTGTTTTGGAGCAGTTGAGTTCGAGTGAAGTGAGGCTGTTGAAGTTGGTGAGTGGACTGACGGAGGCGCAGTGGAGCTTCAGGGAGTCGCCTGAGCGGTGGTCGATTGCGGATAATATCGAGCACCTGATTGTGTTTGAGGGATTTATACGGTCGGCGATTGCGAAGACTCTGGAAGCGGTGGCGGAGCCTGAGAAGAAGGCCGAGGTGGGCGCCAAGGAGCCGCTTGTTCTTGGACTGGCAGCTGGCAGAAGTAACAAGCTGATTGCCCGGGAGGTTGTTCGTCCGACGGGAAGGTGGACTGACAAAGCTGAACTGGTTCTTGAGTTACAAAAGACCAGGGCGATTACTGTTGCGTTTGCGGAGGAGACGGCGGCTGATCTGCGCGATCATTTCTTTCCGCATATTTCGTTTGGGGATCTGGATTGCTATCAGTGGCTGGTGGTGTTGAGCCAGCATAGCCTGCGGCATGCGTTTCAGATTGAGGAGATCAAGGCTGATGCGGCGTTTCCTGCTTCGGCGGATTGA
- a CDS encoding DUF427 domain-containing protein has protein sequence MDRREISEGGTEAEVTRKESVWDYPRPPRLEATARHLRVVHEGVVVAETRRGMRILETSHPPVYYFPPEDVAMQLLRASGRRGSFCEFKGVAGYWDLVVKEGASLFVGVAWSYANPSKSYSGLKDYLAFYANRVDECWVDEERVVAQPGDFYGGWISSHVTGPFKGAPGTLGW, from the coding sequence ATGGACAGAAGAGAGATTTCAGAGGGAGGTACGGAGGCCGAGGTGACTCGGAAGGAGTCGGTCTGGGACTATCCGCGACCACCTCGGCTGGAAGCGACTGCGCGTCATCTGCGGGTGGTGCATGAGGGAGTTGTGGTGGCGGAGACCAGGCGCGGGATGCGGATTCTTGAGACGAGCCATCCGCCGGTGTACTACTTTCCGCCGGAAGACGTGGCGATGCAACTGCTGCGGGCGAGTGGGCGGCGGGGGAGTTTTTGCGAGTTCAAGGGCGTGGCTGGTTATTGGGATCTCGTGGTGAAGGAGGGGGCATCGCTCTTTGTCGGGGTGGCGTGGAGCTATGCGAATCCGTCAAAGAGCTACTCGGGGTTGAAGGACTATCTGGCGTTCTATGCGAACAGGGTGGACGAGTGCTGGGTGGATGAAGAGCGAGTGGTGGCGCAGCCTGGCGACTTCTATGGCGGGTGGATCAGTTCGCATGTGACGGGGCCGTTCAAGGGTGCGCCGGGAACCTTGGGTTGGTAG
- a CDS encoding ester cyclase: MAQFDLVALWEAHCRCEFELRDATATMATMVSEPYVNHIPTMTGGVGHDQLKRFYAYHFIPENPPDFRLTPVSRTVGRDTVVDEFIVHFTHTTTMDWMLPGVAPTGRVVEVPTVAIVKFEGDKLVHEHIYWDQASVLVQIGLLEPRGLPVAGVETAYKVLDKFLPSNGLMERWRESEGKPL; this comes from the coding sequence ATGGCACAGTTTGATTTGGTGGCGCTTTGGGAGGCACACTGCCGCTGCGAGTTCGAGTTGCGAGATGCGACTGCGACGATGGCGACGATGGTCTCCGAGCCTTACGTCAACCACATTCCGACCATGACGGGCGGGGTGGGTCACGATCAGCTCAAACGCTTTTACGCGTACCACTTCATTCCCGAGAATCCGCCTGACTTTCGTCTGACGCCGGTCAGCCGGACGGTTGGGAGGGACACGGTCGTAGATGAATTTATTGTTCACTTCACGCACACCACGACGATGGATTGGATGCTCCCAGGCGTTGCTCCTACCGGGCGCGTGGTGGAGGTTCCGACGGTGGCGATCGTCAAGTTCGAGGGCGATAAGTTGGTGCACGAGCATATTTATTGGGATCAGGCTTCGGTGCTGGTCCAGATTGGGCTGCTCGAGCCGCGTGGACTGCCTGTGGCTGGGGTGGAGACGGCGTACAAGGTCCTGGATAAGTTTTTGCCGAGCAACGGCCTGATGGAGCGCTGGCGGGAAAGCGAAGGGAAGCCACTCTGA
- a CDS encoding cysteine desulfurase family protein — protein MRRIYLDANATTPLLPEVFEAMRPFFLEHYGNASSIHQQGQFARAAVDHARDSIARLLHCRTSEIVFTSGGTESDNLALFGTLGSPKLTGEPAHLITTSIEHDAILRAAQSLTAKNVEVTFLPSTPQGLIEPAALLAAIRPNTKLVSVMFANNETGVIQPIATLAAIAHAAGALFHTDAVQVVGRLPLDLSPKGPLKDVDLLTLSGHKIYAPKGIGALFVRRNVRLAPMFHGGSHERQRRAGTENVAGIVALGKAAELAQQWLAETPATNPAENPSTIINPSTSKHPSIITNPGVPAQSSGPTTEPGAPSFAPFAKGGLPPSPGSAPAPEPGAPYIDSDVWASGASPTALLDRADSPTQLTALRDRLEQRILSQVEECGVNGAGAPRVSNTTSLYFDHIEAEALVIALDLKGLSVSGGSACQSGATEPSHVLTAMGLSPARARASIRFSLSRLTTAEEIDLALTLIPAAVARLRDLSPTWRKSPTALIPA, from the coding sequence ATGCGCCGAATCTATCTAGACGCCAATGCCACCACGCCTCTGCTCCCCGAGGTCTTCGAGGCCATGCGCCCCTTCTTTCTCGAGCACTACGGCAACGCCAGCTCCATCCATCAACAGGGCCAGTTCGCCCGCGCCGCCGTCGATCACGCCCGCGACAGCATCGCCCGCCTCCTCCACTGCCGCACCTCCGAGATCGTCTTCACCTCTGGCGGCACCGAGAGCGACAACCTCGCCCTCTTCGGTACCCTCGGAAGCCCCAAGCTCACCGGCGAACCCGCCCACCTCATTACCACCAGCATCGAGCACGATGCCATCCTCCGCGCCGCCCAATCCCTCACCGCGAAGAATGTAGAAGTCACTTTTTTGCCCAGCACCCCGCAAGGCCTCATCGAACCCGCTGCACTCCTGGCCGCCATCCGCCCCAACACAAAGCTCGTCAGCGTCATGTTCGCCAACAACGAGACCGGTGTCATCCAGCCCATCGCCACGCTGGCCGCCATCGCCCACGCCGCCGGCGCTCTCTTCCACACCGACGCCGTCCAGGTCGTAGGCCGGCTCCCCCTCGACCTCAGCCCCAAAGGCCCGCTCAAGGACGTCGACCTCCTCACCCTCTCCGGCCACAAGATCTACGCCCCCAAAGGCATCGGCGCCCTCTTCGTGCGACGCAACGTCCGCCTCGCCCCGATGTTCCACGGCGGCTCGCACGAGCGCCAGCGTCGCGCCGGAACCGAAAACGTAGCCGGCATCGTCGCCCTCGGCAAAGCCGCCGAACTAGCCCAGCAATGGCTCGCAGAAACCCCCGCCACCAATCCGGCCGAAAATCCGAGCACCATCATAAATCCGAGTACCAGCAAGCATCCGAGCATCATCACAAATCCGGGTGTCCCTGCCCAAAGTTCCGGTCCCACGACAGAACCGGGTGCCCCATCCTTCGCGCCCTTTGCGAAGGGTGGGTTACCGCCTTCCCCAGGTTCCGCTCCCGCCCCAGAACCGGGTGCCCCATACATCGACTCTGATGTGTGGGCATCGGGCGCAAGCCCGACCGCTCTCCTCGACCGAGCCGACAGCCCCACCCAACTCACAGCCCTCCGCGACCGCCTCGAGCAACGCATCCTCTCTCAGGTAGAAGAGTGCGGCGTCAACGGAGCCGGAGCACCTCGCGTCTCCAACACCACCAGCCTCTACTTCGACCACATCGAAGCCGAAGCCCTCGTCATCGCCCTCGACCTCAAGGGTCTCTCCGTCAGCGGAGGCTCCGCCTGCCAGTCCGGCGCCACCGAACCCTCCCACGTCCTCACCGCCATGGGCCTCTCTCCCGCCCGCGCCCGGGCCAGCATCCGCTTCTCCCTCTCCCGCCTCACCACCGCCGAAGAGATCGACCTGGCCCTTACCCTGATCCCCGCCGCCGTAGCCCGCCTCCGCGACCTCAGCCCCACCTGGCGCAAGTCCCCCACCGCCCTGATCCCCGCATAA
- a CDS encoding APC family permease: MSLTDSIIGRPLATSEERAEHIGVAAGIPIFGLDGLTSAAYGPEAAMTLLIPLGIGGVEYGWRIIGAILILLAIVYFSYRQTIAAYPGGGGSYTVASENLGEKPGLLAAAALMIDYILTAAVGISAGVTALTSSVQGTRFAGLQSHTLLICLIILVILALVNMRGVKDTGTAFMLPTFLFVSTLLALIVVGMWKTIHAGGHPMPMAPIPAALPASVGTLGMWMLLKSFASGCAAMTGVEAVSNGVMAFGEPRVQRAQRTLTVIIGILMVLLFGIAYLAKTYRVMPMDPDAAHFQSLLSLLVTAVFGRGWFYFLTMGSVLVALALSANTAFADFPRLTRAIAMHDYLPHVFILRGRRLLYSHGIYALTGFTAVILILFGGVTDRLIPLYAIGAFLAFTLSQAGMVVHWKKGEAHPGRVWHMFVNGIGAVATGITTVVVLVAKFRAGAWVTALLVPVLIGIMWVVKRHYSRVRREMSDMTPLNLVNLQEPIVVIPMARWDRITEKAMRFGLLLSKEIKVVHVHSDDEEGSLDEIWDEHVMAPIKREGLQEPELVTIPSNYRFVITPLMDYILKLEEENPGRKVAVLLPELVVRHWWENALHNQRVQLLKLLLLVKGNQRIVVVNIPWYL, translated from the coding sequence ATGTCACTTACAGATTCGATTATTGGACGACCGCTTGCTACGAGTGAGGAGCGGGCAGAGCACATTGGTGTTGCTGCCGGAATTCCTATCTTTGGCCTGGATGGGCTGACGAGCGCGGCGTACGGGCCTGAGGCGGCGATGACGCTGCTGATTCCGCTGGGGATCGGCGGCGTGGAGTATGGCTGGCGGATTATCGGGGCGATCCTGATCCTGCTGGCGATTGTGTACTTCAGCTATCGGCAGACGATTGCGGCGTATCCGGGTGGCGGTGGGAGCTATACGGTGGCGTCGGAGAACCTGGGGGAGAAGCCCGGGCTGCTGGCAGCGGCGGCGCTGATGATCGACTACATTTTGACGGCGGCGGTGGGAATCTCGGCGGGTGTGACGGCGCTGACGTCGTCGGTGCAGGGTACGCGATTCGCCGGGCTGCAAAGCCACACGCTGCTGATCTGCCTGATAATCCTTGTGATTCTCGCGCTGGTGAACATGCGTGGCGTGAAGGATACGGGAACGGCATTTATGCTGCCTACGTTCCTTTTTGTCAGTACGCTGCTGGCACTGATTGTGGTCGGAATGTGGAAGACGATTCACGCGGGAGGGCATCCGATGCCGATGGCTCCGATTCCTGCTGCGCTGCCGGCCAGCGTTGGGACGCTGGGAATGTGGATGCTGTTGAAGTCGTTTGCAAGCGGATGCGCGGCGATGACCGGGGTAGAGGCGGTGTCGAACGGCGTGATGGCGTTTGGCGAGCCGAGAGTGCAGCGGGCGCAGCGGACGCTAACGGTGATCATTGGGATATTGATGGTTCTGTTGTTCGGGATTGCTTACCTGGCGAAGACGTATCGGGTGATGCCGATGGACCCGGATGCGGCGCATTTTCAAAGTTTGCTGAGCTTGCTGGTTACTGCGGTGTTTGGGCGGGGATGGTTTTATTTTCTGACGATGGGCAGCGTGTTGGTGGCTCTGGCGTTGAGTGCTAATACGGCGTTCGCGGATTTTCCGCGGCTGACCAGGGCGATTGCGATGCATGATTATCTGCCGCATGTGTTTATTCTGCGCGGGCGGCGACTGCTGTATTCGCATGGGATCTATGCGCTGACCGGGTTCACGGCGGTGATCCTGATTCTGTTTGGCGGTGTGACGGACCGGCTGATTCCGCTGTATGCGATTGGAGCGTTTCTTGCGTTCACGCTGTCGCAGGCGGGAATGGTGGTGCATTGGAAGAAGGGCGAGGCGCATCCGGGACGCGTTTGGCACATGTTTGTGAATGGCATTGGCGCGGTGGCGACGGGGATTACAACAGTCGTCGTGCTGGTGGCGAAGTTTCGGGCGGGCGCATGGGTGACGGCGCTGCTGGTGCCGGTGTTGATCGGGATCATGTGGGTGGTGAAGCGGCATTACTCGCGGGTGCGGCGGGAGATGTCGGATATGACGCCGTTGAACCTGGTGAATCTGCAGGAGCCGATTGTGGTGATACCGATGGCGCGTTGGGACCGGATTACGGAGAAGGCGATGCGGTTCGGGCTGTTGCTGTCGAAGGAGATCAAGGTGGTGCATGTGCACTCGGACGACGAGGAGGGCAGCCTGGATGAGATATGGGATGAGCATGTGATGGCGCCGATCAAGCGGGAGGGGCTGCAGGAGCCGGAGCTGGTGACGATTCCTTCGAACTACCGGTTCGTGATTACTCCGCTGATGGATTACATTCTGAAGCTCGAGGAGGAGAATCCCGGGCGGAAGGTGGCGGTGCTGCTGCCGGAGCTGGTGGTGCGGCACTGGTGGGAGAATGCGCTGCATAATCAGCGGGTGCAGTTGCTGAAGCTGCTGCTGCTGGTGAAGGGGAATCAGCGGATTGTGGTGGTTAATATTCCGTGGTACCTGTGA
- a CDS encoding glutathione peroxidase, which yields MSPAALYDIPVHKITGEGTSLADYHGKVLLIVNVASKCGLTPQYDALEKIYARFKGSGLVVCGFPANDFGAQEPGSNEDIQTFCRSTFGVDFPMFSKITVTGPDTHPLYQSLIAAQPKATSPGREAFRENLNGFLQQHKTTTNPEPGILWNFEKFLVDRNGNVAARFSPEVLPDDPAIVAAIESALNS from the coding sequence ATGTCCCCCGCTGCCCTCTACGACATCCCCGTCCACAAAATCACCGGCGAAGGCACCTCCCTCGCCGACTATCACGGCAAAGTCCTCCTCATCGTCAACGTCGCCTCCAAGTGCGGTCTCACCCCCCAGTACGACGCCCTCGAAAAGATCTACGCCCGCTTCAAAGGCTCCGGCCTCGTCGTCTGCGGCTTCCCGGCCAACGACTTCGGTGCTCAGGAGCCAGGTTCCAACGAGGACATCCAGACCTTCTGCCGTTCCACCTTCGGCGTCGACTTCCCCATGTTCTCCAAGATCACCGTCACTGGCCCTGACACTCACCCTCTGTACCAATCCCTCATCGCCGCCCAGCCAAAGGCCACCAGCCCCGGCCGCGAAGCCTTCCGCGAAAACCTAAACGGCTTTCTCCAACAGCACAAAACCACCACCAACCCCGAACCCGGCATCCTCTGGAACTTCGAAAAGTTCCTCGTCGACCGCAACGGCAACGTCGCCGCCCGCTTCTCTCCCGAAGTCCTGCCCGACGATCCGGCCATTGTCGCCGCCATCGAATCCGCACTCAACTCCTGA